In Candidatus Thiodictyon syntrophicum, the sequence GTCCGAGCGACCCGCCAGCACGGGAGGCCTTCGCACAGGCGCGCGCCGGACTCCCCGCGGGGACGCGCGGCGGTGCGACCCTGACGCCGACCCCGGGCGGGCTGCGGCTGTCGCTGCCGCGCGCCGGGCTGGGCGAGGCGCCGACCGCCGTGCGCTTCTTTCCCTGGTCCTGGGGGCTGATCGAGCCCGCGGCGGAGCAGCCCTGGCGGTTGACCGCGGACCGGCTGGAAATCGACCTGACCCCGGGCGAGACGGCCGGCACGGCGGACCCCGGCGGACTCCTGACGCTGACTGGGGCCGGCGGGGCCATCCGCTCCTTCGAGGTGGACGCGACGCGGCCCCTGCCGACCCAGACGCCCCCTGGGATCACCGCGCCGAGCGCGCCGGCCCTGGGCCTGCCGCTCGCCTTGGGGCTTGCCTTCCTGGGCGGACTGATCTTGAACCTGATGCCCTGCGTCTTCCCGGTGCTGGCCATCAAGGCCTTAAGTCTGGCGGGGCAGGGGGGGTTGAGCGCCCGGGAGCGCGGCGCCCATGGGCTCGCCTACACGGCCGGGGTCTTGGTCTTCTTCGCCGCGCTGACCGCGGTCCTGCTCGCCGTGCGGGCGGGGGGTACCGCCATCGGCTGGGGCTTCCAGCTCCAGTACCCGCCCTTCGTGGCCATCATGGCCTATGTCTTTCTGGTGTTGGGTCTGTCGCTCGCGGGTGCCGTGACCCTGGGCGGCCGGCTGATGGGCCTGGCCGGGGGTGAGGTGGGGGGCGGGATCGCGGGCGCCTTCGGGACCGGCGCCCTGGCGGCCCTGGTGGCGGCGCCCTGTACCGCGCCCTTCATGGGCGCCGCTTTGGGCTATGCGCTGACCCTGGCCTGGCCACTGGCGCTGGCCATCCTGCTCGCCTTGGGGCTCGGACTGGCCGCCCCCTTCCTGGCCCTCTCGCTCACCCCGGGCCTGGCCCGCCGACTGCCGCGGCCGGGGGCCTGGATGGAGCACCTGAAACAGCTCCTGGCCTTTCCCATGTTCGCCACCGCCGCCTGGTTGCTCTGGGTGTTGAGTGTGCAGACCGGGCCGGCGGGCCTGGCCCTGGTGCTCGCCGGGATGCTGGCCGCGAGCTTCGGGCTCTGGGCGCGCGAGCGTACCGCCATGGCCGGGCGCAGTTGGCGGCGGGCCGGGGAGGGGGCGGCCCTTGCCGGGTTGGCAATGGCCCTGTGGCTCGGTTTCGCGACCGCGGACTCCATGGCACCGCAGCAGTCGGGCGCTGCGGCGGCGCCCCAGGCGGGACTGGCGGCGCAGCCCTATGCGCCCGAGCGCCTCGCCCAGGCCCGGGCCCAGGGACGGCCGGTGTTCGTCAACATGACCGCCGCCTGGTGCATCACCTGTCTGGTCAACGAGCGGGTGGCGCTGAGTGCAGCGGGCGTCGCCGCCGCCTTCCGGGCCGCGGATCTGCTCTATCTGAAGGGCGACTGGACCGGCCGCGACCCGCAGATCGGCGACTATCTGGCCGGTTTCGGACGCACCGGGGTGCCGCTCTATGTCTACTATCCCGCGGGCGGCGAGCCGCGGGTGCTGCCCCAGATCCTGACCCCCGCCATCGTCTTCGCGGCCCTGGGGAGCGCCGACGGCGCCCCCAGATAGACCCCAGCCGATCGATCCCCATCAAGTCCCAGGAGAGTCCCATGCCCCACACTGACCAACCCGTACGCAAGCCCCGCCCCCTGGTGCCGGTGATGCTCGCCCTGCTCGGGGCACTCGTAACCTGGGGGCTCGCCTGGGGTGCCCCCCAGGCACCCCAGGTCGGGCAGCCGGCGCCGCCCTTTGCCATCGCGGACACGGCCGGCAAGACCTGGAACCTGGCCGATCTGAAGGGCAAGACGGTCATCCTGGAATGGACCAACGACGGCTGTCCTTACGTGCGCAAGCACTATGGGGGCGGCAACATGCAGGCGCTCCAGCGCGAGGCGACCGCGGCCGGCAAGGTGTGGCTCACGGTGATCTCCTCGGCCCCGGGCAACCAGGGCCATGTGACGGCGGCCGCGGCGGACCAGTTGACGGCCGAGCGCAAGGCGGCACCGAGCGCCGTGCTCCTCGACCCCACGGGGACCATGGGCCGGACCTACGGGGCCAAGACCACCCCGCATCTCTTTGTCATCGACCCGGCCGGCACCCTGGTCTACATGGGCGCCATCGACGACCGCCCGAGTTCCGATCCGGCCGACATCCCCGGCGCCCGCAACTACGTCCGGGCGGCGCTCACGGACCTTGACGCCGGCCGGCCCCTGGCCAATGCGGTGACCCGGCCTTATGGGTGCTCGGTCAAGTATTGAGCGGTAACCTTCGCTGCGCAACGAGACGCGGGAGACCTTGGCCCGCGCCGCCAAGACTGCACGCTGAGCCATGCGCGTCGTGCTGGATACCAAGGGCCTGGTCAGCGCCTTGTTGGTTGAATCCTCGCCCCCGGCCCACCTCATCACCCATTGGAAGCAGGGACGATTCACGCTGTTGACGGCGGCCCCGCAGATTGACGAACTGATGCGGATTACCTCGTGATTCAACCAGCAGGATGCGGCAACCAAAAAGGCCGACGGAAACGCCGTGCGCCAGAACGGTTAAACTGACGGGAACCGCCGACCGGACCCCCCCATGACCGTCCCCGAGCCCGAGACCCGACCGACCCTGCCGCTGACCGTTTTTCTGGTCACCGCGGCCTTGTTGCTGCTGGTCGCACTGGCCGTCTTCCATGGCCTGCGCGCCGAGCGCCAGGCCAGCGTCGAGGCCGCCTTGCAGGCGGTGGCCGAGCTGAAGATCGGCCAGCTCCATACCTGGTTGGGTGAGCGCACCGTGGACGTCGCCTTGTTCGGGTCGGACTCGCAATTGGCGAGCGATTTCGATCGCTGGTTGAGCCAGCACGGACAGGATGATGCGGCACTGGCGGAGATTCAGGCGCGTCTCGCCGCAATGAAACGCAATGTGGGCTATGACACGATTGCGCTCTTCGATGCCGCGGGCAATGAACGCATTCGTAGCGAAGGGATTGCCTCCCAGGCGGAATTCGGGCCGCAGGCCAGCGCGGCAATGCGGCAGGACCAACCCCAACTGGTTGACTTTCACCGGCAGCCGGGTCAACCGATCCGCATCGGCATGGTCGGACCCATCAAACGCATCGCGGCACAGGGCACCGAAATCGTCGGCGCCGTCTATCTGGGCGCGCCCGCACAGCGGCAAGTCTTCCCGTTGCTGTTGCACTGGCCGCTGCCCTCCCAGACCGGCGAGACCGTGTTGGCCAGACCCGAGGGCGAGAGCATCCTGAACATCGTCACGCGCAAGGCGCCGCCGATGACCATCCGGGTCCCGATCGAGCAGCCGGGACTGCTCTCGGCCCGCGCTCTGCTTGGCGAGTCCGGCATCCAGCGCGGCTCCCGCGACTATGCCGGCGACCCGGTACTCGGCTACGCCGCCCGGGTCCCGGGGACACCCTGGGTCCTGGTCGCCAAGCAGGACACACGCGAGGTCGATGCCCCGCTGCGGCAATGGGCGCTGTGGGTGGTGCTGGTCACGTTGTTGCTCTTGGGCGGAACGGGTGGGGTGAACTGGTTCTGGTGGCGCGCCAAGTCGAGTCACTGGCGCACGCGCATCCTCCAACAGGAGTTGGATCAGGCCTTGGCGACCCAGCAGGCCACCGCGGCCCTGTTCGCCAGCGAGGAGGTCAATCGCGTCACCTTCGAGCAGGCCGCCATCGGGATCGCCCATGTCGGCGTCGATGGGCGCTGGCTGCGTGTCAACCACAAGCTGTGCGAGATCCTCGGCTACCCCATCGCGGAATTGCCGCGCATCGCCCTCCAGGACATCGAGCATCCGGACGACCTTGAGTCCGATACCGCGGCGATGCACAAGCTCCTGGCGGGGGAGCGGCCGGTCGATTCGGTGGAGCGGCGCTATGTCCGCAAGGATCGCTCGCTGGTCTGGATCAACCGGACCATCTCGCTGGTGCGGGGCACCGACGGCGAGGCGCTGCATTTCATCTTTCTGGTCGAGGACATCGCGGTGCGCAAGCAGTTGGAGGCGGAACGCAGTGCCTATCGGATTCGCCTTGAAGCCGACGTGGCATGCCGGACCCAGGAGCTGGAAACCGCCAACGCGGACCTGGAGAGTTTCAGCTACTCGGTCTCGCACGACCTGCGCGCGCCGCTGCGCGCCATCGACGGTTTCAGCGCCATCCTGCGCGAAGACTATGCGCCCCAACTGGATGCAGAAGGGCTGCGTCTGTTCGGCGTGGTCAGCGACAACGCCCGCAAGATGGCCCAATTGATCGACGACATCCTGGCCCTGTCCCGTGCCGGGCGGATGGACCTGGAACTGGCGCAGCTGGATATGAATGGCCTGGTCGACGCGGTCTGGGCCGGGCTGGCGCAGCAGCGTGCCGGGCGGCCGGTCGAGTTCCATCGGGCCGACCTGCCGTCGGTCTGTGCCGATCGGCGCGCCTTGGAGCAAATCTGGCAGAATCTGCTCGACAACGCCCTGAAGTTCAGCTGCCACCGCGACCCGGCGCGCATCGAGGTCAGCGCGGAACGCCAGAATGACCTGATCTGGTTTGAGGTCAAGGACAACGGGGCGGGCTTCAATGCGGACTACCGGGGCAAGCTGTTCGGCCTGTTCCAGCGGCTCCACGGTATGGACGAATTCGCCGGCACCGGCGTCGGCCTGGCCATCGTCAAGCGCTTCGTCCAAAAACACGGCGGACAGGTGGCGGCCGAGGGTGCCGTCAATGTCGGGGCCAGGTTCCGCTTTGGGCTTCCGGTCAGACCGGATCAGGCCCTGTCCGGGAAGGAGTGAATCATGAACATGACCGATTCGGTGGTCGATATCCTGCTGGTGGAGGACAACCCCAACGATGCTGAGCTGGCGCTGCGTGCACTGAAGAAACACAACCTGGCCAACCGGGTCATCTGGGTCAAGGACGGCGAGGCCGCACTGGATTATCTGTTCCATCGCGGCCAATACGCGGGGCCGAATGGCCTGCCACGCGTGGTTCTGCTCGATCTGCGCCTGCCCAAGGTCGACGGCATCGAGGTGCTGACGCAGATCCGCGCCAACCCGCAGACCCACGATCTGCCGGTGGTCGTGCTCACCTCGTCGAAGGAGGAGCGCGACCTGGTCTCCACCTACAAGCTCGGGGTGAACAGCTTCGTCGCGAAGCCGGTCGCGTTCGACGAGTTCGCCCGGGTGGTGGCCGATCTCGGTATGTACTGGGTGCTGATCAATCGCGTGCCGCCCGATATCCGATTGCCGTCGTGAACGGCCCATTGCGCGTCCTGCTGCTGGAAGACAATCCGGCCGATGCTGAGCTCAACGAGCGCAGTCTGCGCAAGGCCGGGATCGACTTCGAGTCGCGACGGGTCGAGCACGAGGCGGACTTCGTCGCGACGCTGGAGACCTTCCGCCCGGACCTGGTCCTGGCGGACTATCACCTGCCGGACTTCGACGGCGGGCGTGCACTGGCCCTGGTCCGGGCGCGGGACCCCGAGCTGCCGTTTATCTTCGTCAGCGGCGCCATGGGTGAGGACCTGGCGGTGGCGGCCCTGCACCAGGGTGCCAGCGACTATCTGCTGAAGGATCGGCTCTCCCGCTTGCCGGCGGCGGTCACGCGGGCCCTGGCGGATGCCGAACAAAAGGCCAATCTGCGTAACTCGGAACAGTCACTGCGCGCGAGTGAAGAGTGCTATCGGATGGCGACGCAGAGCATGCACGACGCCTTTATCCTTATGGACGACGAGGGCCGCGTCATCGAATGGAACCCGGCCGCCGAGCGGATGTTCGGCTACACGCGAGAGGAAATCCTCGGCCGTAACCTACACGAGACCCTGGTACCGCAGCGCTTTCGCGGCGCCTATCGACACGCCTGGCCGCGTTTTCGTCAGACCGGTGAGGGTGAGGCCATCGGCCGCACCCTCGAGTTGGTGGCGCTGCGCCGGGACGGTCAGGAGTTTCCCATCGAGCTGTCGCTGTCCTCCATGGACGTGAACGGCCACCGGCAGGCGGTGGGACTGATCCGCGACATCGGCGAGCGCAAACGGCTGGAGGCGGATCTCGAAGGCTATCGGCAGCACCTCGAACAAGTGGTCGCGCAGCGCACCGCAGAATTGGTGGAGGCCCGCGACCAGGCCGAGGCGGCCACGCGTGCCAAGAGTGCCTTCCTGGCCAATATGAGCCACGAGATCCGCACCCCCATCAACGCCATCGTCGGCCTGACCTATCTGTTGCGCAAGCGGCTCACCGACCCGCAGTCCATCGCACAACTGGCCAAGGTCGGTGAGGCAAGTCAGCACCTCCTGTGCATCATCAACGACATTCTGGACCTGTCCAAGATCGAGGCCGAGCAACTGAGCCTGGAGGAGATCCCGTTCGTCCTGGCTGAGGTGGTCGATCATACACTCGGTATCCTGGGTGAACGGGCGCTCGCCAAGGGCCTGACGATCGAGCGGGACATCGACTCCGCGGTCCCTGCGGCGGTGCGCGGTGACCCCCTGCGCCTGGGACAGATCTTGCTGAACTTCATTGGCAATGCCATCAAGTTCGCCGAGCGGGGTCGGGTCCAGGTGCGTATCCGGGTGGCGGAGGATCAGGGGGAGACCCTGCTGCTGCGTCTGGAGGTGGAGGATCAGGGGATCGGACTGACGGCGGATCAACAGGCGCGGTTGTTCGAGGCGTTCGCCCAGGCCGACGACTCGACCACCCGACGCTTCGGCGGTACGGGTTTGGGGCTGATCATCTGCCGCCGCCTGGCGAATCTGATGGGTGGTGGCGTGGGCGTGACGAGTATCCCGGGCCAGGGCAGCACCTTCTGGTCGACGGCCCGGCTGACCCGGGTCGCGGTGCCGGAGGCCGCGCCGGCGTGCGCCGGGATGGGGCCAGGGGCGGAGCCCCCGGAGTTGATCCTGGCGCGCGATTACCGGGGTATGCGCCTGCTCCTGGCGGAGGACGACCCGGTCAATCAGGAGGTGGCGTGCGAGATCTTGAGCGGCCTGGGTCTGGTCGTGGACTTGGTCGCAACGGGTCACGAGGCGGTCGAGCGCGCCCTGGCGAGGGAGTACGCGCTGGTGCTGATGGACGTGCAAATGCCGGAGATGGACGGGTTGGAGGCGACCCGCCGCATCCGCGCGCAGCCGGGACATGCCCACTTGCCTATTTTGGCCATGACCGCCAATGCCTTTGCAGAGGACCGGCAGCGCTGCCTGGACGCCGGCATGGACGACCACATCGGCAAACCGGTGGAACCCGAACAGCTCTATGCGGTCCTGTTGCGCTGGCTGCCGCGACCTGCCGCGCCGGGACTGGCCGACGTGACCGCACCGGCTGCGCAGTCCGACGAAGTGACTTTACGACAAACCTTAGACGGCATCGCCGGAATCGACCTGGAGGTCGGGTTGCGCTACGCGCGCGGCAAACTGACGAGTTACGTGCGATTCTTGACCCTGTTCGCGCAGGGCCACGCCGACGACCTGGTTGCACTGCGTCGGCACCTGGCGATCGGTGCGCTCGACGAGGCGCAGCGGTTGGCGCACGCCCTAAAAGGCGCCGCCGCTACCCTCGGGGCCTTGGCCGTGTGCCTGCGGGCGCAGGAGCTTGAAACGGCCCTCGGTGCACGGGCGCCGCGGGCCGACATCGAGGCGCGCATCGCTGCCTTGGACGCCGATCTCGCCCCCCTGCTGGTAACCCTTGCGCGGTTCAGGCACGCGCCGCCGCCCACGGTGCCCGTACCGTGCGAGCCCGATCAGGTCCGGGAGCCCCTGGCCTGACTGGAGTTGCGCTGTGTTCAAGCGAAACATGCGAGGCAGTCTCCGGGGACCTGAGTAGTTACGAAAAAAAACAACAACAGACGGAACTGACTACCTGCGGCCGAACGGTCGGAGATTTGGGCCTTGTTGTTGACATATGTTCTTTAACAACAGTTAAGATGTTCCATAAGTCAATGTTAAATATATTAAAAATTGCTCGAAAAGTCGAAGATTTGGGGTCGAACGGTCGAAGATTTGGGGAATTGAGCGTAAGACATTGTTTACAAAGGATCTGAAAGGTCGGAAATTTGGGCAGCAACGGCTTTGAAGCTTTTTTGTTTAGATAACTAACGGAAATTATATTAGAAAAATATCACCTGCCGATCTCTAAAGGTCGGAGATTTGGGCGAACAGTCGAAGTTTTGGGGCGTAAAGGTCGAAGATTTGGGTCAGCGGTCGAAGATTTGGGGGCGGGGTGGGGTTCAACCCGACTCCACTAGAGTTGACGATCGCTTCCTTAGGAGATCAAAGGTCGGAGATTTGGGGGGTCGGGTCGAAAAATAGCTGTTTGCCGTCGACCTTCTGGGATACCCTTCAGGCAAGCTGGACGACCGACGACCGACGACCGACGATGCGCGATCTCGCTACCAACACCGAGCAACTCCTCAAGCCCACCGCGACCATCCATGTGGGCAACAGGCTCTCGTTGATCGAACGGAAAGTATTCAACGCGATCATCTGGCATTCGCAGAAAAACCGCTTTACGAGAAACTCGAACAGTATGTCGGTGGGACTCTTGATGTCGCTCATCGGCCTCGAGCGAAGTAAGAATATGGATGTCATTAAGGACGCGTTAGAGAAGCTGACCACCAACCCGATCATCTGGAATACGCTCAAGAAGGATCGCACGACTGACTGGGGTATCTGCACCTTTCTTGCCGGGGCCGAGCTGTCCGGGGGTCAACTGCGCTATGTTCTTAATCCACTTCTAGTCGAGAAGGTCAAGAATCCGACATTGTTCGCAAAGATCCAGCTTTTGGTGCAAACACAATTCTCGAGCAAGTACTCGCTTGCGCTGTATGAATTTCTACTGGACGAGGTGTGCCGCGCCGGAAGCCCCAAGACGCACAGGGTGCAGGTACCGCTCGACACCGTGCGGTATGTGCTTCAGTTCGACGGGATCTACAAGCACCTCAATAACGACGTTCTCAAACCCTGTGTGCTCGAAATCAATAAGAACTCTGATATATCGGTAGGCTATCAGGGAATAAAAAAAGGTCGCGCGGTTGCGGATCTGTTGTTTATGGTGGAGCGGACGGCGATGCAGATGCCGCTTGCCGGTCTGATGGTGTTGGAGGGGGCGGCGGAAAGTACGATCGAGGACCCGCGTCCGCCGGATCTTCTCGTGGCGACGCTGGTCGAAAAGGGCGTGGCCGAAAGCAAGGCGCGAATGCTTGTGGAAACCTATGATGAAGAGCGGATACGCGAGAATTGCGCACACGTCGAACGGGAGCACGAGGCGGGCAAGGTCAAGAACCTTTGCGCCTATCTAATCCGGGCGATCGAGGAGGATTACCGTCCCAAGAAACCTCAAAATGAGGCGGCGCAGGCTTGCGGCCGCGAACGACGGCAGCAGGCACCCGATGAGCTGGCCAGCGAGTGGAACCGGTACCGGGAGCGGCGGGTGCGTGAGCGTTTCCTTGAATTAGAACCGCAAGATCAGGAAGCACATCGCACCGCGTTCGTCGAGCGACTAGGGGACCTCAATCCCCTCATCCACAAATATTACAAAAAAGAAGGGTTCAAGAGCCGTATGGTAGAAGCACAGTTCT encodes:
- a CDS encoding ATP-binding protein, with amino-acid sequence MTVPEPETRPTLPLTVFLVTAALLLLVALAVFHGLRAERQASVEAALQAVAELKIGQLHTWLGERTVDVALFGSDSQLASDFDRWLSQHGQDDAALAEIQARLAAMKRNVGYDTIALFDAAGNERIRSEGIASQAEFGPQASAAMRQDQPQLVDFHRQPGQPIRIGMVGPIKRIAAQGTEIVGAVYLGAPAQRQVFPLLLHWPLPSQTGETVLARPEGESILNIVTRKAPPMTIRVPIEQPGLLSARALLGESGIQRGSRDYAGDPVLGYAARVPGTPWVLVAKQDTREVDAPLRQWALWVVLVTLLLLGGTGGVNWFWWRAKSSHWRTRILQQELDQALATQQATAALFASEEVNRVTFEQAAIGIAHVGVDGRWLRVNHKLCEILGYPIAELPRIALQDIEHPDDLESDTAAMHKLLAGERPVDSVERRYVRKDRSLVWINRTISLVRGTDGEALHFIFLVEDIAVRKQLEAERSAYRIRLEADVACRTQELETANADLESFSYSVSHDLRAPLRAIDGFSAILREDYAPQLDAEGLRLFGVVSDNARKMAQLIDDILALSRAGRMDLELAQLDMNGLVDAVWAGLAQQRAGRPVEFHRADLPSVCADRRALEQIWQNLLDNALKFSCHRDPARIEVSAERQNDLIWFEVKDNGAGFNADYRGKLFGLFQRLHGMDEFAGTGVGLAIVKRFVQKHGGQVAAEGAVNVGARFRFGLPVRPDQALSGKE
- a CDS encoding hybrid sensor histidine kinase/response regulator, with amino-acid sequence MNGPLRVLLLEDNPADAELNERSLRKAGIDFESRRVEHEADFVATLETFRPDLVLADYHLPDFDGGRALALVRARDPELPFIFVSGAMGEDLAVAALHQGASDYLLKDRLSRLPAAVTRALADAEQKANLRNSEQSLRASEECYRMATQSMHDAFILMDDEGRVIEWNPAAERMFGYTREEILGRNLHETLVPQRFRGAYRHAWPRFRQTGEGEAIGRTLELVALRRDGQEFPIELSLSSMDVNGHRQAVGLIRDIGERKRLEADLEGYRQHLEQVVAQRTAELVEARDQAEAATRAKSAFLANMSHEIRTPINAIVGLTYLLRKRLTDPQSIAQLAKVGEASQHLLCIINDILDLSKIEAEQLSLEEIPFVLAEVVDHTLGILGERALAKGLTIERDIDSAVPAAVRGDPLRLGQILLNFIGNAIKFAERGRVQVRIRVAEDQGETLLLRLEVEDQGIGLTADQQARLFEAFAQADDSTTRRFGGTGLGLIICRRLANLMGGGVGVTSIPGQGSTFWSTARLTRVAVPEAAPACAGMGPGAEPPELILARDYRGMRLLLAEDDPVNQEVACEILSGLGLVVDLVATGHEAVERALAREYALVLMDVQMPEMDGLEATRRIRAQPGHAHLPILAMTANAFAEDRQRCLDAGMDDHIGKPVEPEQLYAVLLRWLPRPAAPGLADVTAPAAQSDEVTLRQTLDGIAGIDLEVGLRYARGKLTSYVRFLTLFAQGHADDLVALRRHLAIGALDEAQRLAHALKGAAATLGALAVCLRAQELETALGARAPRADIEARIAALDADLAPLLVTLARFRHAPPPTVPVPCEPDQVREPLA
- a CDS encoding replication initiation protein; translation: MPSTFWDTLQASWTTDDRRPTMRDLATNTEQLLKPTATIHVGNRLSLIERKVFNAIIWHSQKNRFTRNSNSMSVGLLMSLIGLERSKNMDVIKDALEKLTTNPIIWNTLKKDRTTDWGICTFLAGAELSGGQLRYVLNPLLVEKVKNPTLFAKIQLLVQTQFSSKYSLALYEFLLDEVCRAGSPKTHRVQVPLDTVRYVLQFDGIYKHLNNDVLKPCVLEINKNSDISVGYQGIKKGRAVADLLFMVERTAMQMPLAGLMVLEGAAESTIEDPRPPDLLVATLVEKGVAESKARMLVETYDEERIRENCAHVEREHEAGKVKNLCAYLIRAIEEDYRPKKPQNEAAQACGRERRQQAPDELASEWNRYRERRVRERFLELEPQDQEAHRTAFVERLGDLNPLIHKYYKKEGFKSRMVEAQFFVDLREQLLASPEELSCDAYQEWRRSSEVRSRERL
- a CDS encoding thioredoxin family protein; translation: MPHTDQPVRKPRPLVPVMLALLGALVTWGLAWGAPQAPQVGQPAPPFAIADTAGKTWNLADLKGKTVILEWTNDGCPYVRKHYGGGNMQALQREATAAGKVWLTVISSAPGNQGHVTAAAADQLTAERKAAPSAVLLDPTGTMGRTYGAKTTPHLFVIDPAGTLVYMGAIDDRPSSDPADIPGARNYVRAALTDLDAGRPLANAVTRPYGCSVKY
- a CDS encoding protein-disulfide reductase DsbD family protein; translation: MAWPALLLAPLLAWGNPVSTENVTADLLAEHNPAVPGQPLELLLSLTIRPGWHTYWRNPGDSGEAPRIDWTLPPGVSAGALQFPAPALIRVGPLANFGYSGRALHPVRLSIPAHWPVGEPIPVRAHAHWLVCEEHCVPESAVLELTLNTAAAAGPSDPPAREAFAQARAGLPAGTRGGATLTPTPGGLRLSLPRAGLGEAPTAVRFFPWSWGLIEPAAEQPWRLTADRLEIDLTPGETAGTADPGGLLTLTGAGGAIRSFEVDATRPLPTQTPPGITAPSAPALGLPLALGLAFLGGLILNLMPCVFPVLAIKALSLAGQGGLSARERGAHGLAYTAGVLVFFAALTAVLLAVRAGGTAIGWGFQLQYPPFVAIMAYVFLVLGLSLAGAVTLGGRLMGLAGGEVGGGIAGAFGTGALAALVAAPCTAPFMGAALGYALTLAWPLALAILLALGLGLAAPFLALSLTPGLARRLPRPGAWMEHLKQLLAFPMFATAAWLLWVLSVQTGPAGLALVLAGMLAASFGLWARERTAMAGRSWRRAGEGAALAGLAMALWLGFATADSMAPQQSGAAAAPQAGLAAQPYAPERLAQARAQGRPVFVNMTAAWCITCLVNERVALSAAGVAAAFRAADLLYLKGDWTGRDPQIGDYLAGFGRTGVPLYVYYPAGGEPRVLPQILTPAIVFAALGSADGAPR
- a CDS encoding PIN domain-containing protein; translated protein: MRVVLDTKGLVSALLVESSPPAHLITHWKQGRFTLLTAAPQIDELMRITS
- a CDS encoding response regulator, producing MNMTDSVVDILLVEDNPNDAELALRALKKHNLANRVIWVKDGEAALDYLFHRGQYAGPNGLPRVVLLDLRLPKVDGIEVLTQIRANPQTHDLPVVVLTSSKEERDLVSTYKLGVNSFVAKPVAFDEFARVVADLGMYWVLINRVPPDIRLPS